The Fulvivirga ligni genome window below encodes:
- a CDS encoding efflux RND transporter permease subunit, producing the protein MSDTNINKDNQPQVQEEHKEKEFGLTKLSLNNRNTVFFLLFLVVLMGITSYNNLPKDSYPEVEQPMVYVGTTYPGNSPVDIENLITRPIEKEINDISDVDNIKSTSVQDYSTIIVEFESDMDIDDALQKVKDAVDKAKQELPSDLDTDPNVFDMDFSQMPIMNINLSGNFSIEKLENIAEDLEDELERISEVSSVEVRGVDDKEVKIMANPYLMDAREISFSDIEQAVAAENVTFSAGNLKEGEQRRTIRVVGEYKDPQDLLNIVIKHQDDNIVYLGDVAKVEFGYIDPQSYARLALKPVVSVDVIKGSGENLLIATDKINKVLDEMRPQFPEGLEITITNDQSQMTRDLVNSLENNIISGVILVVLVLLFFLGTRNALFVGVAIPVSMFITFLIMSVLGITINMMILFSLILALGMLVDNGIVIVENVYRLMEEGLSPWEATRLGVSEVAWPIITSTATTLAAFLPLAMWPGLMGQFMKYLPIGVMITLTSSLFVALVINPALISVFMKIEDGKKVNHNKILRNSGILVLLGTLILIFGAAWLGNLLVFCGLLILLNVYVLMPASRRFQSGFLPWLEDLYSRTLSFALKGWRPWLFFWGTIALLILSIALNVIKPPTVLFFPENLPKYVNVFIEFPIGTDIDKTNEFSKQVEKEVMEVVKPYGEVVESVIAKVGQDTADPNDPGSFGATDTPNKARITVNFVEFKDRDGVDTREIFDEIRNAIQGYPGVSISVDKDAAGPPTGKPINIEVSGDDINTLISITDRMKNYINTSGIEGIENLQTDLETGKPELLVNIDRDNARRFGLSTMTIASEIRTALFGKEISKYKEGEDDYDIELRLQDEYRYDIETLKNKEITFRNNSGQIIQIPISSVANMELSSTYGSVKRKDLERVITLYSNVLQGYNPTAINDDIKVLLEDFEMPAGYDFKFGGQQEKQAEEMAFLTQALWLAVFIIFLIIVAQFNKITTPIIIMSSVGLSTVGVFLGLFVFSMDFVVIMTMIGIISLAGVVVNNAIVLIDFIELIRARKQKALGVDRLSFDEIDAAIAEAGKTRLRPVLLTAITTILGLVPLAIGLNFDFIKFFTEYHSDFYMGGDNVAFWGPMSWTIIFGLTFATFLTLVIVPIMYQFFAKINRKLNIS; encoded by the coding sequence ATGTCAGATACTAACATTAATAAAGATAATCAACCCCAAGTGCAAGAAGAGCACAAGGAAAAGGAATTTGGGCTCACCAAATTATCCTTGAACAACAGGAATACGGTTTTCTTCCTACTGTTTTTGGTGGTGCTTATGGGTATTACATCCTATAATAACCTACCTAAAGACAGTTACCCTGAAGTAGAGCAGCCAATGGTTTATGTGGGTACTACTTATCCGGGTAACTCACCAGTGGATATAGAAAACCTGATTACAAGGCCTATTGAAAAAGAGATAAATGACATTTCAGATGTCGATAACATAAAGTCTACCTCCGTGCAGGATTATTCTACCATTATAGTAGAATTTGAGTCTGATATGGATATAGATGACGCCCTGCAAAAGGTAAAAGATGCGGTGGATAAGGCTAAGCAAGAGCTGCCTAGTGACTTAGATACTGATCCTAATGTTTTTGACATGGACTTTTCGCAAATGCCAATCATGAACATTAACCTTTCAGGTAATTTTAGCATAGAGAAGCTGGAAAATATTGCCGAAGACCTTGAAGATGAGCTGGAGCGTATCAGTGAAGTATCTTCTGTAGAGGTTAGAGGTGTAGACGACAAGGAAGTGAAAATCATGGCTAATCCATATCTGATGGATGCCAGGGAGATAAGCTTTTCTGATATTGAGCAAGCGGTAGCCGCTGAGAACGTAACTTTTTCTGCGGGTAACCTAAAGGAAGGTGAGCAGAGAAGAACCATAAGGGTAGTAGGTGAATATAAAGATCCTCAAGACCTGCTTAATATCGTGATCAAGCATCAGGATGATAATATCGTTTACCTGGGAGATGTAGCTAAAGTAGAATTTGGATATATAGATCCTCAAAGTTATGCCAGATTAGCGTTAAAGCCGGTGGTGTCTGTAGACGTTATAAAAGGTAGTGGAGAAAACCTGCTTATCGCCACTGATAAAATTAATAAGGTACTAGATGAGATGAGACCTCAGTTTCCTGAAGGTCTTGAGATTACCATTACCAATGACCAAAGTCAGATGACCAGAGACTTGGTAAACAGCTTGGAGAACAACATTATCTCTGGGGTAATTCTGGTAGTATTGGTATTACTTTTCTTCCTGGGTACACGTAACGCCCTTTTCGTAGGAGTCGCTATTCCGGTGTCCATGTTCATTACCTTCTTGATAATGAGTGTGTTGGGTATCACTATTAATATGATGATCCTCTTCTCGCTGATCTTAGCATTGGGTATGTTGGTGGATAATGGTATTGTAATCGTGGAGAACGTATATCGTCTTATGGAGGAAGGACTTTCTCCTTGGGAAGCTACCAGGTTAGGGGTTAGTGAGGTAGCTTGGCCTATTATTACATCTACAGCCACTACATTGGCAGCCTTCTTACCGTTAGCCATGTGGCCAGGACTTATGGGTCAGTTCATGAAGTACCTACCTATCGGTGTAATGATTACGCTTACCTCGTCATTATTTGTGGCACTGGTAATCAACCCGGCTCTTATCTCTGTGTTTATGAAGATAGAGGATGGTAAAAAAGTGAACCATAATAAGATATTAAGAAACTCTGGTATCCTTGTTCTTCTGGGTACATTAATCTTGATATTTGGAGCGGCTTGGTTAGGTAACTTGCTAGTATTCTGTGGATTATTAATCCTTTTGAATGTTTACGTATTGATGCCTGCCAGTAGAAGATTCCAGTCTGGGTTCTTACCATGGTTAGAAGATTTATATTCCAGAACACTTTCTTTCGCTCTTAAAGGCTGGAGACCTTGGTTGTTCTTCTGGGGTACTATCGCGCTGTTGATATTGTCCATTGCCTTAAATGTGATCAAGCCACCAACCGTACTGTTCTTCCCTGAGAACTTACCAAAATATGTGAACGTATTTATTGAATTCCCTATAGGTACTGACATTGATAAGACCAACGAATTCTCTAAACAAGTGGAGAAGGAGGTGATGGAAGTGGTGAAACCTTATGGAGAAGTGGTAGAGTCAGTAATCGCGAAAGTAGGGCAAGATACTGCTGATCCTAACGATCCAGGATCATTCGGAGCTACTGATACACCGAATAAGGCTCGTATCACTGTAAACTTTGTTGAGTTTAAGGATAGAGATGGAGTAGATACCAGAGAGATTTTTGATGAGATTCGAAATGCTATTCAAGGGTACCCAGGTGTATCAATATCAGTAGATAAAGATGCAGCAGGACCTCCTACCGGAAAGCCTATTAATATTGAGGTGTCAGGTGATGATATCAATACTTTGATTTCTATTACTGATAGAATGAAAAACTATATCAATACATCAGGCATTGAAGGTATAGAAAACTTACAGACTGACTTAGAAACTGGTAAACCAGAGCTTCTGGTAAACATTGATAGAGATAATGCCAGAAGATTTGGGCTCTCTACCATGACTATTGCTAGTGAAATAAGAACAGCTCTTTTCGGTAAGGAAATCAGTAAGTATAAAGAAGGAGAAGATGATTATGATATCGAGCTGAGACTTCAGGATGAATATAGATATGATATAGAAACGTTGAAAAACAAGGAAATTACTTTCAGAAATAACAGCGGTCAAATCATTCAGATTCCAATCAGTTCGGTAGCCAATATGGAGCTAAGCTCTACTTATGGTTCTGTTAAAAGAAAGGATTTGGAGAGGGTGATTACTTTATATTCTAACGTGCTTCAGGGCTATAACCCTACGGCTATCAATGATGATATTAAGGTGTTACTTGAAGATTTTGAAATGCCAGCTGGTTATGACTTCAAATTTGGTGGTCAGCAAGAGAAGCAGGCAGAAGAGATGGCCTTCTTAACTCAGGCACTTTGGTTAGCAGTATTCATTATATTCCTGATCATAGTAGCACAGTTTAACAAGATTACCACACCGATCATCATCATGTCTTCAGTAGGTTTGAGTACGGTGGGAGTGTTCTTAGGCTTGTTCGTGTTCAGCATGGACTTCGTAGTGATCATGACCATGATTGGTATCATTTCACTGGCGGGTGTGGTTGTAAACAATGCCATTGTATTGATAGACTTTATAGAACTGATCAGAGCAAGAAAGCAGAAGGCGTTAGGAGTGGATCGATTAAGTTTTGACGAGATAGATGCTGCCATTGCAGAGGCTGGTAAGACAAGGCTTAGACCTGTATTATTGACCGCGATAACCACTATCCTGGGGCTTGTACCGCTAGCTATAGGTTTGAACTTTGACTTTATTAAGTTCTTCACAGAGTATCACTCAGATTTCTATATGGGTGGTGATAACGTAGCATTCTGGGGACCAATGTCCTGGACTATTATATTCGGACTTACCTTCGCTACGTTCTTAACCTTGGTAATTGTACCGATCATGTATCAGTTCTTTGCTAAGATTAATAGAAAGCTGAATATCAGTTAA
- a CDS encoding metallophosphoesterase, with amino-acid sequence MQKLMVIVMLMAVMLLIDYYVFQGITFLMQNSSATARKAVKYGYWGLTVVSFLVILVYNFGDPEWFKGSSRSLIFTGLFINYFSKVFAMLFLFMDDLIRGVKWIISRFSSPSPSGDGEPITRSEFLTKTAILAGTVPLVAMSYGIISGAHDYRFRRKTIYLPNLPKEFDGITIGQLSDIHSGSFFNKTAVKGGVEMFLREKPDLIFFTGDLVNNESGEVKDYINIFDKLKAPLGVYSTTGNHDYGDYATWSSETAKRKNFQDLIAAHDQMGYDLLMNEHRFIQIGNEKIAVLGNENWGAGRFSKYGNLEKAYAGSEEAPVKLLLSHDPSHWDAQVRPKHPDIDVMFAGHTHGFQFGVEVGGFKWSPSQYVYKQWAGLYQEDNQYLYVNRGFGYLGYPGRVGMPPELTIITLKREA; translated from the coding sequence ATGCAGAAGCTAATGGTAATTGTGATGTTGATGGCAGTAATGCTGCTGATTGATTATTATGTTTTTCAGGGTATTACATTTTTAATGCAGAATAGCTCTGCTACCGCCAGGAAGGCAGTGAAGTATGGATATTGGGGCCTAACTGTAGTTTCTTTCCTGGTTATACTGGTCTACAATTTTGGTGATCCTGAATGGTTTAAAGGCTCTTCGCGTAGCCTTATTTTTACTGGTCTATTCATCAATTATTTTTCTAAGGTATTTGCAATGCTCTTTTTGTTCATGGATGACCTCATTAGAGGTGTAAAGTGGATCATATCGCGTTTTTCCAGCCCTTCTCCATCTGGTGATGGTGAACCTATTACACGATCAGAGTTCTTGACTAAAACAGCAATTTTAGCCGGTACAGTGCCATTAGTGGCCATGAGCTATGGTATCATCTCTGGAGCACATGATTATAGATTTAGAAGAAAAACTATCTATCTACCTAACTTACCTAAAGAGTTCGATGGTATAACTATCGGTCAACTGTCAGATATCCATTCCGGCAGCTTTTTTAATAAAACGGCCGTTAAAGGTGGAGTAGAAATGTTCCTGAGAGAAAAGCCAGACTTAATATTTTTCACTGGTGATCTGGTAAATAATGAAAGTGGCGAAGTAAAAGACTATATCAACATATTTGATAAGCTAAAGGCTCCTTTAGGTGTTTACTCAACCACGGGTAATCATGATTATGGTGACTATGCTACATGGTCTTCAGAGACAGCCAAAAGGAAAAACTTTCAGGATTTGATCGCTGCCCATGATCAGATGGGATATGACCTGTTAATGAATGAGCACAGGTTTATTCAAATAGGCAATGAGAAAATAGCTGTGCTTGGTAATGAAAATTGGGGTGCCGGCAGATTTTCTAAATATGGCAATCTGGAAAAAGCTTATGCAGGAAGTGAAGAAGCGCCAGTAAAATTGCTTTTATCTCATGATCCAAGTCATTGGGATGCACAGGTAAGACCAAAACATCCGGATATTGATGTGATGTTTGCCGGGCATACACACGGCTTTCAGTTTGGGGTAGAAGTGGGTGGTTTTAAATGGAGCCCTTCTCAATACGTGTACAAGCAGTGGGCAGGACTGTATCAGGAAGATAATCAATACCTATATGTAAACCGGGGCTTTGGGTATTTAGGATATCCCGGGAGGGTTGGAATGCCTCCCGAGTTAACCATTATAACATTGAAAAGAGAGGCCTAG